The genome window GAGTGAAGCGTTGCTCCCGTGATTGAAGGTGTGCGGAGGTATCCGGCGGGCCGCGGTCCGGTGGTCGCGAGCAGAGCGGCCCGGAGGATCAGCCCTTCGTCGAGGCGCCGGCGGCGTCCTGCTCGACTTCCAGGGCAGTGTACCCACTGTCGGCGAAGTAGGCGGACTCGGCGTGGAGGGCGGTGTCGATACCACTCTCCTCGTCAGTACCGGAGATCCGCCAGCCCATGGTCATCTTCAGCGCATAGCCGATGATGAAGGTGACGACCGCAGTGTAGGCCAGAGCGACGACCGCGATGACGACCTGAACGATGAACAGCTTGAAGCCGTCTCCGCCACCACCGGTGAACAGGCCGACGTCGGTGGCCAGCAGGCCGATACCGACGGTGCCCCACAGGCCGGCGACGAGGTGCACACCGACGACGTCGAGGGAATCGTCGAACTTGAACTTGTACTTCAGGCCGACACCGACGGCGGACAAGGCGCCACCGATAGCACCGAGGATGATGGCGGTGACCGGGGTGAGGTTACCGGCGGCCGGGGTGACGGCGACCAGGCCGGCGACGACGCCGGACGCCGCACCGAGGGAGGTGACGTGCTTGTCACGCAGCTGCTCGACAAGGAGCCAGCCGAGCATGGCGGCACAGGTGGCGACGGTGGTGTTCAACCAGGCGAGGCCGGCGGCACCGTTGGCACCGAAGGCGGAACCACCGTTGAAGCCGAACCAGCCGAACCACAGGAGGGCGGCACCGAGCATGACCAGGGGGAGGTTGTGCGGACGAGCCTCGGTCTTCATGAAGGAGCGGGAACGACCGATGATGAGTGACAGGATCAGCGCGGCCATACCGGCGTTGATGTGGACCACGGTGCCACCGGCGAAGTCGATCGGGGCGATGGTCGCCTCACCGTCGGTGGTGCCGAACATCATCGCCGCCAGGCCGTCCTCGGAACCGGAGAGCAGACCGCCACCCCAGACCATGTGGGCCAGCGGGAAGTAGGCCAGGGTGACCCAGATACCGGCGAAGACCAGCCAGGTGGAGAACTTCACACGGTTCGCCAGCGAACCGGAGATGATCGCCACGGTGATGACGGCGAAGGTCAGCTGGAATCCGATGTCGATGACATTGGCGTAGCCGGCGGCACCGGCGATGTACGCACCGTCAGCGTCGGTGATCGAGTCCTTCAGGCCGAAGTATTCGAAGGGGTTCGAGAACCAGCCTCCGATGGATTCGCTGCCGTAGGACATCGACCAGCCCCACAAGACGTAGATGACGCCGACCAGGCCCAGGGTCCCGAAAGACATCATCATCATGTTGATGGCGGACTTCTGGCGGGACATGCCGCCGTAGAACAGGGCCAGGGCGGGGGTCATGAGCAGCACCAGTGCCGCACTCATGAGCATCCAGGCGGAGTCTCCGGTGGCTGTCACCATTTCCGCGTCGGTCATTTCCTTCTCCTCAGGATCGGTTGCACCGACGTCGTCCGCCGGGCACGGAACACAGTCAAATGCAGCCGTGTTTCTCAGGTCCGACCCTGAAGATGTCCTGCCGGTTAAATGACGGCGGACCGGAGTTACGGGAATATTTCCCCTTATCTCCGGCCCGTGAAATGTCCCCGACATACGTCGGGGGAGGTGGTCTGCCCGCCTACCCGAGCAGCGCGTCGACGAAGCCCTCGACCTCGAACGGGGCGAGATCGTCCGCTCCCTCCCCCAGGCCGACGAGTTTCACCGGGACCCCCAGTTCCTCCTGCACCTGGAACACGATCCCTCCCTTGGCGGATCCGTCCAGCTTGGTCAACGCGACACCGGAGATATCCACGACATCACGGAAGGTCCGGGCCTGCATCAGACCGTTCTGCCCCACTGTCGCATCAAGGACCAGGATCACTTCATCGACCCGCGCCTTCTTCTCGATCACGCGCTTGACCTTGCCGAGCTGGTCCATCAGTCCGACCGAGGTGTGCAGACGACCGGCGGTGTCAACCAGGACAACATCGACACCGTCCTCCACACCCTGGGCGACCGCGTCAAAGGCGACGGACGCCGGATCCGCTCCTTCCGCACCGCGCACCGTCCGCGCGCCGACGCGGCGTCCCCAGGTCTCCAGCTGGTCGGCCGCGGCGGCCCGGAAGGTGTCTGCCGCACCCAGCACGACGCTGTGCCCCATTCCGACCAGGACCCGGGACAGTTTGCCGGTGGTGGTGGTCTTGCCGGTCCCGTTGACGCCGACGACCATGATCACCGCGGGCTTCCCCTCGTAGGGCATGGCATGGATCGACCGGTCGAGCTCGGGCTGGCACGCCTCGATCAGGCACTCGCGGAGCATTCCACGAGCCTGGGCCTCGCTGTCTACACCCTCGGCGGCGATCCGGTCACGCAACTTCTCGACGACGCTGACCGTGGTCTTCGTCCCCAGATCCGCCATGATGAGGGTGTCCTCGATCTCCTCCCAGGCGTCCTCGTCGAGGTCACCGGCGGACAGGATGCCAAGGACGCCGCGGCCGATGACGTTCTGTGACTTCGACAAGTTGCCACGCAGGCGGCCGAGACGCCCCTCCACCGGAGCGATCTCCTCCACCGGGGCGGGTTCCGGCTCAGGTTCGGGGACAGGCTCGGGTTCGAGTTCGGGCGCGGTTTCCGCCTCGGGTTCCGGTTCGGGCTCAGGTTCCAGCGCAGGCTCGGGCTCGGGCGCAGGCGCAGGTTCCGGCTCGGGTGTGACCTCAGGTGCCGGCTCGGGTTCGGGCTCGGGCTCGGGTGCAGGCTCGGGTTCAAGAACAGGCTCAGGCGCAGGCTCTGGCGCAGGCTCCGGGACAACGATCTCCTGCTCCGGCAGGATCTCAGGTTCCTTCGCCTTCGGCGTCTGTTCCACCAGTCCCGTGGCAGTCCCGGCGCTGAAGTTGAAACCTCCCGTGGCCTGGTAGTCGCCGGAGGTCGGCTTCTTCTGCTCAAGCTCCTCCTTCTTCTCAAAGGAGATCTGCTTCGACTTCCCGCGGCGCAGGCCGAGGAGTACGAGCAGAGCGACGACAACGACGACCGCTACCGCGGCGATGATAATCCAGTACAGCGTGTCCATGCCTACCAGTGAAGCAGATGAATCACCGGGAGGTTGTCGGCACACTGGGTTACCGTGCCCCGTCATGGCCGGACAGTCCCCGGTCCGGTCCTCGCGCGGGACGGCCCCTGATCACGGGCGCGGAGCCATCACCGCGCTCAGCTCAGGGTGGTGGTGTCTGCCCCGGTGCAGCCACGGACAGCCGACGACGCCGCCAGCCGCTCGGCCCGGTTCACTGTCCGGGTGTCCGCGGGGTGCGCGGGGGACGCGCCGGTCGGGCGGCCCGAGGCCGCCGGACCTGCGGGATATCGACAGTGTCAGTCCCGGCGGCCTGCCCTGCCTGTCCCTCAGCTCCTGCATGTGCGGGACCGCCGACCACCAGATCCACCGCCCGCAGCGCTGACTCAGCCCCCACCGCGTCAGCCCCGGCGTCCTCCCCCGACTCAGGATCGTCCGGGCCGAACACACCGAGCACCATCGCATCGGCGGCGACCAGGTCACCGGTGATGAGGTCCGGGACGACACGGGCCAGCTGCGCCCACCCGGCGTAGGCCGAGGTGAGCTGCCCCGGTGACCCGAGTCGACCGTGGGCGCGCAGCCGCGCGGCCATCGCGAGGATCATGCTGATCACCGGGGCGAGAGCCCACCGGTTGTCCGGGTTGTCGGTGTCGACGTTGTCGAGTTTGTCGAACCGGACCCGCGCCGAGGTGAACAGCTGCCGGTTGGTCTGACGGATCCGTCGCAGCAGCGTCAGCGCGACACGCAGCAGCTCTGGGTCAGCGAGGATGCTGTTGAGTTCGGTACGACGCCGGAAGGTCTCGAACACCGCGATCAGGCGGGAGTTCTCCTCCGACAGGGCGCCCGGGACCAGGTTCGACCCGGCAAAGAAGGCAGCGAGCACCGCCTCCTGCTGCTCCGGGGACAATTGGGCGATCTGCACCGTCGTCGCGTCAATGCAGGAGGTCTCCAGAGTGGCGTCCCGGCCCGACTCGACGGTGCGGGCAAGCTCGGCTCCGCCGACCGCGGTGAGCCGCTTACCGATCTCCCGTCGTCCGGCAGTGTCCTCGTCATCGGTGGCTGCCAGCTCACCGAGAATCTCCAGGGCGGCGATCCACGCGACACCGGGTTCGGGCACCGCGTCATCGGTGCGCAGCGTCGCGTGGACCAGACCCGACAGAATGAACTGCGCCGGTCGGTCGGTCGACGGCACCAACGAGCGGGACATCGCCTGCAGCGCCTCACGCGGATGCCTGGCCAGGGCGGTGCGCATCGCCTCACCGGCGTCATCGGGCGCACCGTCAGACAGCCAGCCGGCGAGGACGTCCCACAACGTGGTGAGGACGTCGATGTCGTCCGGCGCCTCGTCCGATTCACCGGCGAGGAACGCCGACAGGCGCGTCCACGGGCCGCCCCCGTCCGGCCGGGCGTACCCGGGGGCTGCCACCCGGATCGCCGCGGGTCCCGGGGTGGCCGGGGCATAGAGACTGGTGAAACGGTCACCGTTGAACAGCTGGACCGCCAGCGGACCGGCGTCAACCAGGTTTTCCGGCAGCTGCACCGTTGCGGTCGCGGCCTTTCCCTCCGGAATGTCGAAGGTGACTGACGTGGCGGACTGCCACGGCGCCGTCGTCTGCCAGATCCAGCCACCGACCGGACGCCCGGCGCCCACCTGAGGTGCCGGGGTGACGGTCAGGAGTCCGTCGACGAGCTCCGCGGTGAACTCCACAGACGGCCGCAGCGTCGCCAGCCGCACGGAATGGGACCGACCGTCGGCGATGAACTCCAGCTCGCAGGACCCTTCCCGCAGCAGCGTCAGCGAGCCTGCCAGTGGCGTCAGCGAAATGGACCAGGTGACCTCGTCGACGGTACCGAGACGCAGGGTACGCACCGGCGCCCCGTGATGGTCACGGACGACCAGGCGCGGGGACTCGACCGGCAGACCCGGACGGATACGGAAGCGGGTGGAGGTGTCCACCGATCCCGCGGCGATGACCACCGCCTCGGTCCGCCACATCGGGTCCTCCCCCACCAGCGGCAGCTGGTAGCGCAACCGTGGCGGTTCGACGATCAGGGGCAGGGCATCCCCTGCCCCGGTCTCGGCGATGACGCGGACCTGCTTCTCCATCGGTCCGAGATCCACCGAGCGGGCGATGATCAACGGCTTGTCACCGCCGCGGAAGCTCACGGTCACCGGGGACAGCCCGGCGGTACGAGCCAGACGCGGCGCATCAGGGGCCTCGACGTGGAGATCCTCGACGATGGCGTACTCGTGGCGGAAGGATTCATTCCGCGGTCCGCGCAACCGCACGAGGTACTCGCCGACCCAGGGGGTGTCATAAGCGTCCGGATCGAAGACGTCGAACAGTCCACCGTCGGCCGGAACCTCCAACGGCTCCTCCTCGGTGACCTCCTCACCCGTCTCCTCCGGACCGGCCCAGGAGCTCACCGAGAGGAACCAGATCTCCGGGGCGCCGGAGACCGTCGGCGGGAACACCGCCTGCAGGCTCTCGGTGTGGACCGGCAGCCCACCGAGGGAACGGACGCCGGGCGCGGGCTCATCAGGTTCGTGGAACACGACGCGCTGCCGCGGATCCACACAGCGGATCTGCCCCATGGCCGGGCGTGGTACCCCGGGGCGGTCAATGTGTAGGGACACCGCGTCGGTCAGGTCAAGCTCCCGGATGACCCAGCCCTCCCAGGCCTTCACCCGCCACTCACCGCGCACCGGCAGGACTTCGTTGCGCACGGCATCGACCGCGGTGGCATCCACCGGGCAGACCACGAGGACGCTGTCGTGGTGCAACGACACCCGCTCCGTGAGGTCCTTGCCCCGCCGCGTGAAAACGAGGACAGGGTCGGACTCATCGACGCCGGGGACGATCCACGAATCGTCATGGCTGAGGTCACGCACACCGACCTCGCGCACCGGGCGACGCACCGGAATATCCAGGGTGCCGGTGACGGGGCGCCCGGGGCTGTCGGCGCGGCGGGTCCGGAACCCGGTCGGCCGGCCTTCGACATCGATGTGCCACCGGACCTCGGGATCCTCACCTTCCTCGAGCAGCACCTCAGGCAGTCGCAGAACGACCCGCTGACGTGCCAGATCCAGGGACAGTCGCGGCTGGTTCTCCCGGGAGCCCACACCGACCCGGTGCCGACGGGCGGTCGTCCCGGCCGGACGCTCCGACAGTTCCTCGACGATATCCTCGAGGATCAGCGGGGGGACGCCAGCTGCGACACCGTTGCGCAGACCCTGACGCCAGTGGCCGGGGTGGGTGGCGGCGTAACCGACGAGCCTGATGACCGGGGCGATGAGTTCCGCGGCCAGGTCAGGCAGTACCGCGCACAGCGGGCCCGCCTGGCGGGACTCCTCAGCCAGCACGGCGACGAGTGCGGCGGCCTCGGCATCGGCGTCCGTCTCTCCGTCGGCGCCCACGACGGCGGTCCCGGCCAGACGACGGGTTTCGATGAGTTCGATGAGTTCGGGGATCCAGTCGGTGGCTAGACCGACATGGGCGAACAACCGGCCGGTCTCCCCGTCGGAACCGGTCGCAGCGGTATCCACCGGGTCGAGCCCGGCGCGGGTGAGGATCTCCGTGTACTTCTCCGGCGCCACGAGGACGAGCCGGTCGGCGGTGGGCGCCAGGCCGAGGCCGGACCAGAACTCAGCGGAGAGTTCCTCGACAGTGTTCAGTCGGGCAGCCCGGAACAGCAGCGTGGTGGCGGTCAGTGCCGGGCAGGTTGCCAGCAGCGCCGCCTCGTCCCCACCAGCGGCGATCTGGCGGGACAGGAAGGTTCCGTAGAAGGTGGTGAGCCGCTCCAGCTCGTCACCGGTGATATCGAGGCGGACGAAGATGGCCGGATCGCCGGGGAGCTCCCCCAGCCGCCGGGCAAGGTCCAGTTCCGTGCTCGAGGCCCAGGCGAGGAGGGAGTCGGACAGGTCTGCGATAGGGCTCGGTGCACTCACGCCGACCTATTCTAGGGTGCCCCTGCCCCCGGCACACCTGCGGGGGCTGGCTCCGTATTATCCCTGATCACAGCGGGGTCCACCGGATGCATCCGTTGGGAAATGACGCGGGTCACCCCGTCACCGCGCATCGTCACGCCGTAAAGGACATTGGCGGTGTCCATCGTCGGCTTCTGGTGGGTGATGACAATGAGCTGCGAATCCTGCCGCAGTTCGAGGAACAGGGCAATGAGCCGACGCAGGTTCACATCGTCAAGGGCTGCCTCGACCTCGTCCATGACGTAGAACGGGCTGGGTCGGGCGCGGAAGATCGCGACCAGCAGTGCCAGGGCGGTCAGCGATTTCTCTCCACCGGACAGCAGTGACAGACGCTTGACCTTCTTCCCCGGCGGCCGGGCCTCCACCTCGATACCGGTGGTGAGCAGGTCCTCGGGGTCGGTGAGAACGAGTCGACCGGCCCCGCCGGGGAACAGCGTAGTGAAGACCTTCGGGAACTCTGCCTCGACATCCGTCCATGCGTCGGTAAACAGCTGCAGGATGGTGCCGTCGACGTCCCGGATGACCTCCTCGAGGTCGTGCCGGGCCCGTTCAACATCGTCGAGCTGGGTGGCGAGGAACCGGTGCCGTTCCTCCAGGGCGGCGAACTCCTCCAGTGCCAGGGGGTTGACCTTGCCGAGCGACCGCAAGGATTTTTCTGCGGCGGCGAGTTCCTTCACCGCGGCATCCCGGTCGAAGTCTTCCCCGGGTGCCTCGGCGAGGAGCTGGGGGGCGGCCATGCCGAGCTGCTCCATCGCCCGGTCGAGCGCCTGCTCGATACGCAGCTGTGCCTGACTGCGGGCAATTTCCGCCTGGTGGGCTTTGTCGGTGAGATGGTTGAGACGCAGTGTCAGCGTGGTGACCGTGTCCCTGCACTGCGACAGGGTCGCCTGCCACTGCGTGTGCGCCTGCGCGGTCCGGGTGCGGGCCTCCTCCGCCCGGGCCAGTGCGTCCCTGATCCGCAGGTCGATCCGTTGCGCCTGGGTGTGCACCACGGCGGCGTGTTCCCGGGCTCGACGACGCCGGGCCGCAGCCCGTTCGAACTGTTCCCGGGCCGACTGTTCCTGCCGTGCCTGCCGACGCAACCCCTCCGCGCGGCCGCGGTGGTTACCGGCACGTTCCTCGGCGGTGCGCAGCGCCAGCCTCGCCTCCATCTCCATCGCCCGGACCTGGGTCAGCGCCTGGGCGGTGGCGTCCCGCTCGGCGGTGGATGGTTCTGCGTCGGTGGTGTCGGTGGTGTCTCCCGCGGCGTCGACCGCGGCGAGCCGGTCGGCGACCTCGTCGGCGTCGGCGGCGAGCTTCTCCCGTCGCTGTTCCGCCTCATCGCGGGCCGCGGTGGCCCGCGCCAGCAGGCGTCCGGACTGTTCCGCCGCGCGGGAGGACGCCTCGGCCCGCCGCCGTGCCGCGGACAGACGCCCCTCGTGGTCACGGACCGCAGCCTTCGCCGAGGCAGCGGCGGTACGCAGTTCCTCTGCGGCCTGTTCCGCCCCGTGCAGACCTGCCTGCAGGTCGGCGAGTTCGGCACGCAGGTTGTCGACCTGTGCCGTGGTGTCGGCGATGCGGACGGTGAGTTCCACCGGGGTGGCACCTCCTGATCCGGCGGCGACCCATCCGGTTCCCAGCAGCACGCCGTCCTTCGTCACCACACGCAACCGCGGATCGGCCCGGACGATCGACCGGCCCACAGCAACTGCGTCTGTGGCGGCGGCGTCCACGGCGACGACATCGACGAGCAGGGCGGTCACCGGCTCCAGGACCGACGGGGCGATGTCGAGGTGGTCGAGCAGCCAGTCAGCGCCGTCGGTGGGGACCGCGGAACTGTCGAGTCGCCAGGACGTGGGCGCCGGTGCGCCCGCCCGGTCACCGGTCGCCCGGACCAGGGTGGTGCGCCCCTGTCCGGCGTCCACCAGCGCGGTGATGAGGGT of Corynebacterium terpenotabidum Y-11 contains these proteins:
- a CDS encoding ammonium transporter, which gives rise to MTDAEMVTATGDSAWMLMSAALVLLMTPALALFYGGMSRQKSAINMMMMSFGTLGLVGVIYVLWGWSMSYGSESIGGWFSNPFEYFGLKDSITDADGAYIAGAAGYANVIDIGFQLTFAVITVAIISGSLANRVKFSTWLVFAGIWVTLAYFPLAHMVWGGGLLSGSEDGLAAMMFGTTDGEATIAPIDFAGGTVVHINAGMAALILSLIIGRSRSFMKTEARPHNLPLVMLGAALLWFGWFGFNGGSAFGANGAAGLAWLNTTVATCAAMLGWLLVEQLRDKHVTSLGAASGVVAGLVAVTPAAGNLTPVTAIILGAIGGALSAVGVGLKYKFKFDDSLDVVGVHLVAGLWGTVGIGLLATDVGLFTGGGGDGFKLFIVQVVIAVVALAYTAVVTFIIGYALKMTMGWRISGTDEESGIDTALHAESAYFADSGYTALEVEQDAAGASTKG
- the smc gene encoding chromosome segregation protein SMC produces the protein MHLKSLTLKGFKSFASATTLKFEPGICAVVGPNGSGKSNVVDALAWVMGEQGAKTLRGGKMEDVIFAGAGDRKPLGRAEVTLTIDNSDGALPIDYTEVSVTRRMFRDGASEYEINGSKARLMDIQELLSDSGIGREMHVIVGQGRLAQILESRPEERRAYIEEAAGVLKHRRRREKAQRKLVSMQGNLDRLRDLTDELAKQLKPLARQAEAAQRAERVQSTIRDNRLLLAADTVRRLTDELREADAELAVLTTDSDLVRAELEEHSEELVTMEEELQTALEDAEAAKTLWFRLSTVAEKNAATLRIAADRAADTGHADTWTGTDPGDLLARAEAAEEEQATLDEEVEIATERLEQVREEVEDRAEAAREAEREHLAAVRAVADRREGIVRLLAQQDALEQRRTALDAEIDRLEQSVVDQREALEETTGAEVAEAMDALEEVEAAGDGLAEDAARASEESAGAQKRVGELRARERELERTIATLEARIDGWRDRLRPTDGGAVAVAAAAKLGHDEPRPLAGLVRVKDGWASAVAAVLPEGLVGEADEQTVATLITALVDAGQGRTTLVRATGDRAGAPAPTSWRLDSSAVPTDGADWLLDHLDIAPSVLEPVTALLVDVVAVDAAATDAVAVGRSIVRADPRLRVVTKDGVLLGTGWVAAGSGGATPVELTVRIADTTAQVDNLRAELADLQAGLHGAEQAAEELRTAAASAKAAVRDHEGRLSAARRRAEASSRAAEQSGRLLARATAARDEAEQRREKLAADADEVADRLAAVDAAGDTTDTTDAEPSTAERDATAQALTQVRAMEMEARLALRTAEERAGNHRGRAEGLRRQARQEQSAREQFERAAARRRRAREHAAVVHTQAQRIDLRIRDALARAEEARTRTAQAHTQWQATLSQCRDTVTTLTLRLNHLTDKAHQAEIARSQAQLRIEQALDRAMEQLGMAAPQLLAEAPGEDFDRDAAVKELAAAEKSLRSLGKVNPLALEEFAALEERHRFLATQLDDVERARHDLEEVIRDVDGTILQLFTDAWTDVEAEFPKVFTTLFPGGAGRLVLTDPEDLLTTGIEVEARPPGKKVKRLSLLSGGEKSLTALALLVAIFRARPSPFYVMDEVEAALDDVNLRRLIALFLELRQDSQLIVITHQKPTMDTANVLYGVTMRGDGVTRVISQRMHPVDPAVIRDNTEPAPAGVPGAGAP
- the ftsY gene encoding signal recognition particle-docking protein FtsY codes for the protein MDTLYWIIIAAVAVVVVVALLVLLGLRRGKSKQISFEKKEELEQKKPTSGDYQATGGFNFSAGTATGLVEQTPKAKEPEILPEQEIVVPEPAPEPAPEPVLEPEPAPEPEPEPEPAPEVTPEPEPAPAPEPEPALEPEPEPEPEAETAPELEPEPVPEPEPEPAPVEEIAPVEGRLGRLRGNLSKSQNVIGRGVLGILSAGDLDEDAWEEIEDTLIMADLGTKTTVSVVEKLRDRIAAEGVDSEAQARGMLRECLIEACQPELDRSIHAMPYEGKPAVIMVVGVNGTGKTTTTGKLSRVLVGMGHSVVLGAADTFRAAAADQLETWGRRVGARTVRGAEGADPASVAFDAVAQGVEDGVDVVLVDTAGRLHTSVGLMDQLGKVKRVIEKKARVDEVILVLDATVGQNGLMQARTFRDVVDISGVALTKLDGSAKGGIVFQVQEELGVPVKLVGLGEGADDLAPFEVEGFVDALLG